The following coding sequences are from one uncultured Desulfobacter sp. window:
- a CDS encoding UbiA family prenyltransferase has protein sequence MTDTSNLPGPQLTGPKLSGHSPFPRRFYAYLKERFPLLNHGILIISYYSSNQFLAQVLEKTGEAIHYSPYSIMGGITLFCMFFHLRIFDEHKDYEDDCQYYPDRLLSKGWITLTHLKYFGAAAILIELTLSFIRGAPAFIACLLAIGFSILMLKEFFISKWLKEHFLIYALSHMLIMPFFALVVYSFTTNKYPWEAPGWFWVYAFVGFFVTSNWEISRKIRAPEDEIEGVETYSKIFGSYGAAYLVVLVRIIDTGMVFFVGHHIGLSVWFYIVLLLLFLMTLVGLLQFRFNTSAKTAKRMETYAGLYIIAFDLTLAIEIIREYPFSLF, from the coding sequence ATGACCGACACATCCAACTTACCGGGACCCCAATTAACTGGTCCTAAATTATCAGGTCACAGCCCTTTTCCACGACGATTTTATGCATACCTGAAAGAGCGTTTCCCATTGTTAAATCATGGCATTCTGATCATCAGCTACTACTCTTCGAACCAGTTTCTGGCCCAGGTACTGGAGAAAACAGGGGAGGCCATTCATTATTCACCCTATTCCATCATGGGAGGGATTACGCTTTTTTGCATGTTTTTCCATCTGCGCATTTTTGATGAGCATAAAGATTATGAGGATGATTGCCAGTATTATCCCGACCGTCTGCTTTCAAAAGGCTGGATTACCTTAACCCATCTAAAATATTTTGGTGCCGCCGCCATTTTAATAGAACTGACCCTCAGCTTTATAAGAGGCGCCCCGGCTTTTATTGCCTGTTTACTTGCCATTGGTTTTTCAATACTCATGCTCAAAGAGTTTTTTATTTCAAAATGGCTGAAAGAGCACTTTTTGATTTATGCACTTTCCCATATGTTGATCATGCCCTTTTTTGCGCTGGTGGTTTACAGCTTTACAACCAATAAATATCCATGGGAAGCACCCGGCTGGTTCTGGGTATATGCCTTTGTCGGTTTTTTTGTCACCAGCAATTGGGAGATCTCCCGTAAAATTCGCGCCCCGGAAGACGAGATTGAGGGTGTGGAGACCTATTCCAAAATTTTCGGAAGTTATGGGGCGGCCTATCTTGTTGTCCTGGTGCGCATCATTGATACCGGCATGGTCTTTTTTGTTGGGCATCATATCGGTTTAAGTGTTTGGTTTTATATTGTATTGCTCCTGCTTTTTTTAATGACCCTGGTTGGCCTTTTGCAGTTTCGGTTCAATACCAGCGCCAAAACCGCCAAACGGATGGAAACCTATGCAGGCTTGTATATTATTGCATTTGATTTAACCCTGGCCATAGAAATTATCAGAGAATATCCGTTTTCTTTGTTTTAA